A genome region from Macaca nemestrina isolate mMacNem1 chromosome 15, mMacNem.hap1, whole genome shotgun sequence includes the following:
- the LOC105487279 gene encoding E3 ubiquitin-protein ligase ZNRF3 isoform X3, translating into MHPLGLCNNNDEEDLYEYGWVGVVKLEQPELDPKPCLTVLGKAKRAVQRGATAVIFDVSENPEAIDQLNQGSEDPLKRPVVYVKGADAIKLMNIVNKQKVARARIQHRPPRQPTEYFDMGIFLAFFIVVSLVCLILLVKIKLKQRRSQNSMNRLAVQALEKMETRKFNSKSKGRREGSCGALDTLSSSSTSDCAICLEKYIDGEELRVIPCTHRFHRKCVDPWLLQHHTCPHCRHNIIEQKGNPSAVCVETSNLSRGRQQRVTLPVHYPGRVHRTNAIPAYPTRTSMDSHGNPVTLLTVDQNGEQSLYSPQTPAYIRSYPPLHLDHSLAAHRCGLEHRAYSPAHPFRRPKLSGRSFSKAACFSQYETMYQHYYFQGLSYPEQEGQSPPSLTPRGPARAFPPSAFPPSGSGSLLFPTVVHVAPPSHSHLESGSTSSFSCYHGHRSVCSGYLADCPGSDSSSSSSSSSGQCHCSSSDSVVDCTEVSNQGVYGSCSTFRSSLSSDYDPFIYRSRSPCRASEAGGSGSSGRGPAVCFEGSPPPEELPVVHSHGAGRGEPWPGPASPSGDQVSTCSLEMNYSSNSSLEHRGPNSSTSEVGLEASPGAAPDLRRTWKGGHEGPSCACCCEPQPSPPGPSAGAAGSSTLFLGPHLYEGSGPAGGEPQSGSSQGLYGLHPDHLPRTDGVKYEGLPCCFYEEKQVARGGGGGSGCYTEDYSVSVQYTLTEEPPPGCYPGARDLSQRIPIIPEDVDCDLGLPSDCQGTHSLGSWGGTRGPDTPRPHRGLGATREEERALCCQARALLRPGCPPEEAGAARASFPNALQDTQESSATATEAAGPRSRSADSSSTGA; encoded by the exons GCCAAGCGAGCGGTACAGCGGGGAGCTACTGCAGTCATCTTTGATGTGTCTGAAAACCCAGAAGCTATTGACCAG ctGAACCAGGGCTCGGAAGACCCACTCAAGAGGCCGGTGGTGTATGTGAAGGGTGCAGATGCCATTAAGCTGATGAACATCGTCAACAAGCAGAAAGTGGCTCGAGCAAGGATCCAGCACCGCCCTCCTCGA CAACCCACTGAATACTTTGACATGGGGATTTTCCTGGCTTTCTTCATCGTGGTCTCCTTGGTCTGCCTCATCCTTCTTGTCAAAATCAAGCTGAAGCAGCGACGCAGTCAG AATTCCATGAACAGGCTGGCTGTGCAGGCTCTGGAGAAGATGGAAACCAGAAAGTTCAACTCCAAGAGCAAGGGGCGCCGGGAGGGGAGCTGTGGGGCCCTGGACACACTCAGCAGCAGCTCCACATCCGACTGTGCCATCTGTCTGGAGAAGTACATTGATGGAGAG GAGCTGCGGGTCATCCCCTGTACTCACCGGTTTCACAGGAAGTGCGTGGACCCCTGGCTGCTGCAGCACCACACCTGCCCCCACTGTCGGCACAACATCATAG AACAAAAGGGAAACCCAAGTGCGGTGTGTGTGGAGACCAGCAACCTTTCACGTGGTCGGCAGCAGAGGGTGACCCTGCCGGTGCATTACCCCGGCCGCGTGCACAGGACCAACGCCATCCCAGCCTACCCTACTAGGACAAGCATGGACTCCCACGGCAACCCCGTCACCTTGCTGACCGTGGACCAGAACGGGGAGCAGAGCCTTTATTCCCCGCAGACCCCCGCCTACATCCGCAGCTACCCACCCCTCCACCTGGACCACAGCCTGGCCGCTCACCGCTGCGGCCTGGAGCACCGGGCCTACTCTCCAGCCCACCCCTTCCGCAGACCCAAGTTGAGCGGCCGCAGCTTCTCCAAGGCAGCTTGCTTCTCCCAGTATGAGACCATGTACCAGCACTACTACTTCCAGGGCCTCAGCTACCCGGAGCAGGAGGGGCAGTCCCCGCCTAGCCTCACGCCCCGGGGCCCGGCCCGTGCCTTTCCTCCCAGCGCCTTTCCTCCCAGCGGCAGTGGCAGCCTGCTCTTCCCCACAGTGGTGCACGTGGCCCCGCCCTCCCACTCCCACCTGGAGAGTGGCAGCACGTCCAGCTTCAGCTGCTATCACGGCCACCGCTCGGTGTGCAGTGGCTACCTGGCCGACTGCCCGGGCagcgacagcagcagcagcagcagcagcagctccggCCAGTGCCATTGTTCCTCCAGTGACTCTGTGGTAGACTGCACTGAGGTCAGCAACCAGGGCGTGTACGGGAGCTGCTCCACCTTCCGCAGCTCCCTCAGCAGCGACTATGACCCCTTCATCTACCGCAGCCGGAGCCCCTGTCGTGCCAGTGAGGCGGGGGGCTCGGGCAGCTCGGGCCGGGGGCCTGCCGTGTGCTTCGAGGGCTCCCCGCCCCCCGAGGAGCTCCCGGTGGTGCACAGTCATGGTGCTGGGCGGGGCGAGCCTTGGCCGGGCCCTGCCTCTCCCTCGGGGGATCAGGTGTCCACCTGCAGCCTGGAGATGAACTACAGCAGCAACTCCTCCCTGGAGCACAGGGGGCCCAATAGCTCTACCTCAGAAGTGGGGCTCGAGGCTTCTCCTGGGGCCGCCCCGGACCTCAGGAGGACCTGGAAGGGGGGCCACGAGGGGCCGTCGTGTGCCTGCTGCTGCGAGCCCCAACCCTCCCCACCCGGACCTAGTGCCGGAGCAGCTGGCAGCAGCACCTTGTTCCTGGGGCCCCACCTTTACGAGGGCTCCGGCCCGGCGGGTGGGGAGCCCCAGTCAGGAAGCTCCCAGGGCCTGTACGGCCTTCACCCTGACCATTTGCCCAGGACAGATGGGGTGAAATACGAGGGCCTGCCCTGCTGCTTCTATGAAGAGAAGCAGGTGGCCCGTGGCGGCGGAGGGGGCAGCGGCTGCTACACTGAGGACTACTCGGTGAGTGTGCAGTACACGCTCACCGAGGAGCCCCCGCCCGGCTGCTACCCCGGGGCCCGGGACCTGAGCCAGCGCATCCCCATCATTCCGGAGGATGTGGACTGTGACCTGGGCCTGCCCTCGGACTGCCAAGGGACCCACAGCCTCGGCTCCTGGGGTGGGACGCGGGGCCCGGACACCCCACGGCCCCATAGGGGCCTGGGAGCAACCCGGGAAGAGGAGCGGGCTCTGTGCTGCCAGGCTAGGGCCCTGCTGCGGCCTGGCTGCCCTCCGGAGGAGGCGGGTGCTGCCAGGGCCAGCTTCCCTAATGCCCTCCAGGACACTCAGGAGTCCAGCGCCACGGCCACTGAGGCTGCAG gACCGAGATCTCGCTCAGCAGACAGCAGCAGCACCggagcctga
- the C15H22orf31 gene encoding uncharacterized protein C22orf31 homolog isoform X2, with amino-acid sequence MARTCAKQNINATAPATTSSWEVVRNPLIANSFSLVKLVLRRQLKNKCCPAPRKCGEAKLSKRLKHKDDSVMKATQQARKRNSISSKSKRPAGHRRPAGGIRESKESSKEKKLTVRQDLEDRYAEHVAATQALPQDSGTAAWKGPVLLPETQKRQQLSEDTLTIHGLPTEGYQALYHAVVEPMLWNPSGTPKRYSLELGKAIKQKLWEALCSQGAISEGAQKDRFPGRKRPGVHEEPVLNKWPKLKSKK; translated from the exons ATGGCCAGAACGTGTGCAAAGCAGAACATTAATGCCACAGCACCAGCTACCACTTCCTCTTGGGAAGTTGTAAGGAACCCATTAATTGCCAATTCCTTCTCCCTGGTTAAGCTTGTACTCAGGCGGCAACTGAAGAATAAGTGCTGCCCAGCACCACGCAAGTGTGGAGAAGCAAAACTCTCCAAGAGATTAAAACACAAGGACGATTCAGTGATGAAAGCCACCCAGCAGGCCAGGAAAAGAAACTCCATCAGTTCCAAGAGCAAGCGGCCAGCAGGGCACAGGAGGCCTGCAGGAGGCATTAGAGAG AGTAAAGAAAgttcaaaggagaaaaaactGACAGTCCGCCAAGATCTTGAGGACAGATATGCTGAACATGTGGCTGCCACCCAAGCACTACCCCAAGACAGTGGGACAGCAGCCTGGAAGGGCCCAGTGTTGCTTCCTGAAACCCAAAAGAGACAGCAGTTGTCGGAGGACACGCTAACCATCCACGGTCTCCCCACAGAGGGTTACCAGGCTCTGTACCACGCTGTGGTAGAGCCAATGCTGTGGAATCCTTCAGGGACCCCCAAGAGGTACAGCCTGGAGTTGGGCAAGGCCATTAAACAAAAGCTCTGGGAGGCTCTGTGCAGTCAGGGTGCCATCTCTGAAGGTGCTCAGAAGGACCGGTTCCCTGGCAGGAAGCGGCCAGGTGTCCACGAGGAGCCTGTACTCAATAAATGGCCCAAGTTAAAGAGCAAAAAATAG
- the C15H22orf31 gene encoding uncharacterized protein C22orf31 homolog isoform X1, with product MHPINVRQDPSIPIYGLRQSILLNTRLQDCYVDSPALTNIWMARTCAKQNINATAPATTSSWEVVRNPLIANSFSLVKLVLRRQLKNKCCPAPRKCGEAKLSKRLKHKDDSVMKATQQARKRNSISSKSKRPAGHRRPAGGIRESKESSKEKKLTVRQDLEDRYAEHVAATQALPQDSGTAAWKGPVLLPETQKRQQLSEDTLTIHGLPTEGYQALYHAVVEPMLWNPSGTPKRYSLELGKAIKQKLWEALCSQGAISEGAQKDRFPGRKRPGVHEEPVLNKWPKLKSKK from the exons ATG CACCCCATCAATGTGAGACAAGACCCCAGCATCCCTATCTATGGACTCCGACAGTCCATCTTATTAAATACCAGGCTTCAGGACTGCTATGTGGACTCACCAGCTCTCACCAACATCTGGATGGCCAGAACGTGTGCAAAGCAGAACATTAATGCCACAGCACCAGCTACCACTTCCTCTTGGGAAGTTGTAAGGAACCCATTAATTGCCAATTCCTTCTCCCTGGTTAAGCTTGTACTCAGGCGGCAACTGAAGAATAAGTGCTGCCCAGCACCACGCAAGTGTGGAGAAGCAAAACTCTCCAAGAGATTAAAACACAAGGACGATTCAGTGATGAAAGCCACCCAGCAGGCCAGGAAAAGAAACTCCATCAGTTCCAAGAGCAAGCGGCCAGCAGGGCACAGGAGGCCTGCAGGAGGCATTAGAGAG AGTAAAGAAAgttcaaaggagaaaaaactGACAGTCCGCCAAGATCTTGAGGACAGATATGCTGAACATGTGGCTGCCACCCAAGCACTACCCCAAGACAGTGGGACAGCAGCCTGGAAGGGCCCAGTGTTGCTTCCTGAAACCCAAAAGAGACAGCAGTTGTCGGAGGACACGCTAACCATCCACGGTCTCCCCACAGAGGGTTACCAGGCTCTGTACCACGCTGTGGTAGAGCCAATGCTGTGGAATCCTTCAGGGACCCCCAAGAGGTACAGCCTGGAGTTGGGCAAGGCCATTAAACAAAAGCTCTGGGAGGCTCTGTGCAGTCAGGGTGCCATCTCTGAAGGTGCTCAGAAGGACCGGTTCCCTGGCAGGAAGCGGCCAGGTGTCCACGAGGAGCCTGTACTCAATAAATGGCCCAAGTTAAAGAGCAAAAAATAG